The following proteins are co-located in the Sulfurospirillum deleyianum DSM 6946 genome:
- the trmA gene encoding tRNA (uridine(54)-C5)-methyltransferase TrmA: MECSYFGKCGSCTLYALDYQAQVAHKKTAIKTLFEPLHVKEFTFFESACEHYRGRAEFRIWKEGEKIHYAMGAMDKKRAVCIDACPKVEERIDTLMPKLLKAIEGVDVLRERIFAIEFLSSSEHLLVTLIYHKPLDKAWEKEAKKLEEVFNIFVIGRSRGIKKVLSQDFIEERFALEAKSYRYHIIEGGFSQPNRTMNQTMIGWVLSHLESCEDLLELYCGYGNFTLPMAGKFNKVLATEISKTSIASALKNCELNDVSNITFLRLSAEELTSALNKERTFNRLAGMNLDDYAFSHVFVDPPRSGMDEKSLAFISRFENIIYISCNPQTLKRDLEVLCQNYTIEHFALFDQFPNTEHLESGVILKRH, encoded by the coding sequence ATGGAGTGTTCATATTTTGGAAAGTGTGGGAGCTGTACGCTCTATGCGTTGGATTATCAGGCGCAAGTTGCCCATAAAAAAACTGCCATTAAAACCTTGTTTGAGCCTTTACATGTAAAAGAGTTTACCTTCTTTGAATCCGCTTGCGAACACTACCGTGGACGGGCGGAGTTTCGTATTTGGAAGGAGGGAGAAAAAATTCATTATGCTATGGGAGCGATGGATAAAAAAAGAGCGGTGTGCATTGATGCTTGTCCAAAAGTAGAAGAGCGCATTGACACACTGATGCCAAAATTACTCAAAGCGATTGAAGGCGTTGATGTGCTTCGTGAACGCATCTTTGCTATTGAGTTTTTAAGCTCTTCGGAGCATCTTTTAGTCACACTCATTTACCATAAACCTTTAGATAAGGCGTGGGAGAAAGAGGCTAAAAAGCTTGAAGAAGTGTTTAATATTTTTGTGATTGGGCGCAGTCGTGGCATTAAAAAAGTGCTCAGTCAAGATTTTATTGAAGAGCGTTTTGCACTAGAAGCTAAAAGCTATCGCTACCACATCATCGAGGGAGGATTTTCCCAACCCAACCGTACGATGAATCAGACCATGATTGGCTGGGTATTAAGCCATCTTGAATCGTGTGAGGATTTGTTAGAGCTCTACTGCGGGTATGGCAATTTTACCCTTCCCATGGCTGGAAAATTTAACAAAGTGCTTGCCACAGAAATTTCAAAAACTTCCATTGCCTCAGCGCTGAAAAACTGTGAACTCAACGATGTCTCTAACATTACCTTTTTACGGCTTAGTGCGGAGGAGCTTACTTCTGCGCTCAATAAAGAGCGTACCTTTAACCGTTTGGCGGGCATGAATTTAGACGATTATGCCTTTTCGCATGTTTTTGTTGACCCTCCTCGTTCGGGTATGGATGAGAAGAGTTTGGCGTTTATCTCTCGCTTTGAGAACATCATTTACATCTCCTGTAACCCCCAAACGCTCAAGCGTGATTTGGAGGTGTTATGCCAAAACTACACTATTGAGCATTTTGCCCTGTTTGATCAATTTCCCAATACCGAGCATCTCGAATCTGGGGTCATTTTAAAGCGTCATTAG
- the istA gene encoding IS21 family transposase — MLKKGDVKMIHKMLKDGLSKSAIARKLDINRDTVAKYAKLPEGYIPVIKREPVETTVDPYLPNIARMLEEAHALGISIPNTSIYDEIQKLGYRGSLRWMKDIMLRYELRQKVKNEEPLVRFETNKAQQMQVDWVEFPKDNLSAFVATMGYSRASYVEYVMDEKVDTLIKCHMNAFSYFGGVPHEALYDNMKTVISKRNAYGYGKHKFNEQFRDFAQKHCGMALKVCKPYRAQTKGKVERFNHYFRYSFHNMFKVRLSLMGYKMTLENANAAVIDWLDFTANARIHQTTLHRPFDLLAEEQLQLLPLPKTYHGIHPLKATTKSVTQDSQTSNRITIHIPTRDLQSYDQFIPMLAYIVLPAYTLGGILWH, encoded by the coding sequence ATGCTTAAAAAAGGTGATGTAAAAATGATTCATAAGATGCTCAAAGATGGTCTGAGTAAGAGTGCTATTGCACGTAAACTTGACATTAACAGAGATACCGTTGCGAAGTATGCGAAGCTGCCAGAGGGTTATATTCCTGTTATAAAAAGAGAACCTGTAGAGACAACGGTTGATCCGTATCTGCCCAATATAGCAAGAATGCTAGAAGAGGCACACGCATTAGGTATTTCTATCCCCAATACATCCATATATGATGAGATTCAGAAACTTGGTTATCGAGGAAGTCTTCGGTGGATGAAAGATATTATGCTTCGTTATGAGCTTCGTCAGAAAGTAAAAAACGAAGAACCACTTGTCAGATTTGAGACAAACAAGGCTCAACAGATGCAAGTGGATTGGGTTGAATTTCCCAAAGATAATTTATCTGCATTTGTTGCAACTATGGGATACTCTAGAGCATCTTATGTGGAATATGTGATGGATGAGAAAGTAGACACTCTCATAAAATGCCACATGAACGCCTTTAGTTATTTTGGTGGTGTGCCACATGAGGCACTCTATGATAATATGAAGACGGTTATTTCCAAACGCAATGCTTATGGATATGGTAAGCATAAATTCAATGAACAATTCCGCGACTTTGCCCAAAAACATTGTGGTATGGCTTTAAAAGTTTGTAAACCTTATCGTGCACAAACCAAGGGAAAAGTAGAGAGATTTAATCACTATTTCCGATACAGTTTTCACAATATGTTTAAAGTGAGACTTTCCCTGATGGGCTATAAGATGACATTAGAAAATGCCAATGCGGCAGTCATAGATTGGTTAGATTTTACAGCAAATGCGAGAATACATCAAACAACACTCCACAGACCGTTTGATCTGTTAGCAGAAGAGCAATTGCAGTTGCTTCCTCTGCCTAAGACTTATCATGGGATACACCCGCTCAAAGCCACCACTAAAAGTGTAACACAAGATAGCCAAACATCCAATAGAATAACTATTCACATTCCCACTCGTGATCTTCAAAGTTACGATCAATTTATACCTATGTTAGCGTATATAGTTTTACCTGCCTATACGCTAGGAGGTATATTATGGCATTAA
- a CDS encoding DUF2778 domain-containing protein, translating into METGKAYMNDFYNNSNADLLTTAGTETQRAIDAQEGSKFDQSKEYRDARSEYSQNFGSNIASYADFALYFTGQGSLSTGSNSISTSSQTLANNAEFAGLNKELGDNSINKIDVLIKAFDGKTRFGTAYFYIDGEQQPRVVRVTSGNENPDPKQKDKGPTPAGTYTIDPAKAQNMSLIDRILGRDQGANEMSNVNLFLKKGPNIISSYGDWGDFRVILEPITTTDTFGRTQMYLHGGEKDGSAGCIDCGETPNQWILKEIRDTTIQIPVEIKYDK; encoded by the coding sequence TTGGAAACAGGAAAAGCATACATGAATGACTTTTACAATAACAGCAATGCTGATCTTCTAACTACAGCAGGAACTGAAACACAAAGAGCCATCGATGCGCAAGAAGGTTCAAAGTTTGATCAAAGTAAAGAGTACAGAGATGCCAGAAGTGAGTACTCTCAAAACTTTGGAAGTAACATTGCAAGTTACGCTGACTTTGCACTGTACTTTACTGGACAAGGTAGTCTTTCAACTGGATCAAATTCGATAAGCACATCATCACAGACGCTAGCTAATAATGCTGAGTTTGCTGGGTTGAATAAAGAGTTGGGGGATAATAGTATCAATAAAATTGATGTTCTTATTAAAGCTTTTGATGGAAAAACAAGATTTGGTACGGCTTATTTTTATATTGATGGCGAACAACAACCTCGTGTTGTGAGAGTTACATCAGGAAATGAAAATCCTGATCCTAAACAAAAAGATAAAGGACCAACGCCTGCAGGTACATATACAATAGACCCAGCCAAAGCACAAAATATGAGCTTAATTGATAGAATTTTGGGGCGAGATCAAGGAGCCAATGAGATGAGTAACGTCAATCTTTTTCTTAAAAAAGGTCCAAATATTATAAGCTCATATGGAGATTGGGGCGATTTCCGAGTTATTCTTGAACCTATCACAACAACCGATACATTTGGAAGAACACAAATGTATTTGCACGGTGGAGAAAAGGATGGTTCTGCTGGATGTATTGATTGTGGAGAAACGCCAAATCAATGGATATTAAAAGAAATTCGAGATACAACGATTCAAATTCCTGTGGAAATTAAATATGACAAATAA
- a CDS encoding nucleotidyl transferase AbiEii/AbiGii toxin family protein translates to MDIKRHEFILATYAKQIKALNDLLFECKKLLPNNDLSFMRFGGGTALAIYHFQHRKSFDIDLFVTDPQVLNYLSPKHWLEDSPLFNTGKYIDLANHIRLLTKENIKIDLLVSQDFIGNVIIDDSRAFFHEKIYVESLEDILAKKIVYRKDQNKSRDIIDLGVALHHDRLIFDKLLNSEAVTLQDFSDLHGALTQLDIQRYLDEIDFVEPIESYLDVAKNAPAKIKEALINIFKKHDVEDYTLAEKADQAKEKVYTLNEVIDELELFKNSK, encoded by the coding sequence ATGGATATTAAAAGACATGAATTTATTCTAGCAACCTATGCAAAACAAATTAAAGCACTAAATGATTTACTCTTTGAGTGTAAAAAGCTTCTACCCAATAATGACCTTTCATTTATGAGATTTGGCGGTGGCACTGCATTAGCAATTTATCATTTTCAACATCGAAAAAGTTTTGATATTGATTTATTCGTGACTGATCCCCAAGTACTTAATTACCTAAGCCCAAAGCATTGGTTAGAAGATTCACCTCTGTTTAACACTGGAAAATATATAGATCTTGCCAATCATATCAGGTTGCTAACGAAAGAAAATATCAAAATTGATCTTTTGGTATCTCAAGATTTTATAGGTAATGTGATTATCGATGATAGTCGTGCTTTCTTCCATGAAAAGATTTACGTTGAAAGTTTAGAAGATATCTTGGCAAAGAAAATTGTTTATAGAAAAGATCAAAATAAATCAAGGGATATTATCGATTTAGGCGTTGCGCTTCACCATGACAGGTTGATTTTCGATAAGCTTTTAAACTCTGAGGCTGTTACGCTCCAAGATTTTTCTGATTTACATGGTGCATTGACACAACTTGATATTCAGAGATATCTAGATGAAATCGACTTCGTTGAGCCTATCGAATCTTATTTGGATGTTGCAAAAAATGCACCTGCTAAAATTAAAGAAGCGTTGATCAATATATTCAAAAAGCATGATGTAGAAGATTATACTTTAGCAGAAAAAGCAGATCAAGCAAAAGAAAAAGTTTATACCTTAAATGAAGTGATAGATGAACTTGAATTATTTAAAAATAGTAAATAA
- a CDS encoding CoA-binding protein — MECEISNIKMPDDGSIKDIFSMCKSIAIIGLSPDPTKDSHKVARYLQEKGFKIYPVYPKEETILGEKVYRSLLDIPEQVDMVDMFRKPAIAESLLEEVLHKGGVKVFWLQLGIVNNDACEKAKEHGLIAIQNRCTKVEYERLMK; from the coding sequence ATGGAATGTGAAATTTCAAACATTAAAATGCCCGACGATGGAAGCATTAAAGATATTTTTTCGATGTGCAAAAGCATTGCCATTATTGGACTCTCACCTGATCCAACTAAAGATAGCCATAAAGTAGCACGTTATTTGCAAGAAAAAGGGTTTAAAATCTACCCCGTCTATCCTAAAGAAGAGACGATTTTAGGAGAGAAAGTGTACCGAAGTCTTTTAGACATTCCAGAGCAAGTGGATATGGTGGATATGTTTCGTAAACCTGCCATTGCGGAGAGTTTATTAGAAGAAGTGTTACACAAAGGTGGTGTAAAAGTGTTTTGGTTACAGCTTGGCATTGTGAACAATGACGCATGCGAAAAAGCAAAAGAGCATGGGCTAATAGCCATTCAAAATCGATGTACAAAAGTAGAATACGAAAGGTTAATGAAGTGA
- the ilvA gene encoding threonine ammonia-lyase → MIPLSEIIQAKRQISHIITNTPCALAPLLSEEVGAQVYLKKENLQITGAYKLRGAYNKIASLSEEERQKGVIAASAGNHAQGVGYSARSFGISATIVMPEATPLLKVSGTKALGAEVILHGDNYDEAYAYALTYAKEHGLTFIHPFEDEKVIAGQGTIALEMIDEINDLDVVVIPIGGGGLISGMASAIKQIDPKIKIIGVNAAGAPAMCQSFHAKKAINSKSVRTIADGIAVRDVSESNLVHILECVDEVVTVDEEEIAAAILFLLERQKLVVEGGGAASVAAIMHQKFPFSKETKIGAVLSGGNIDVQMLSIIIEKGLIKSHRKMKLVITLIDKPGSLMRLTDLFKNANANIIQIDYDRFSTKLSYGDAQITIMLETKGHEHQEEIRKLLNEAGYTFKEEV, encoded by the coding sequence GTGATCCCTCTTAGTGAAATAATACAAGCCAAACGACAAATCAGCCATATCATCACCAATACTCCTTGTGCTCTCGCACCCCTTTTAAGCGAAGAAGTTGGAGCTCAAGTCTATCTAAAAAAAGAGAATTTGCAAATTACAGGTGCGTATAAACTTCGAGGAGCCTACAATAAAATCGCTTCTTTGAGTGAAGAAGAACGCCAAAAAGGTGTCATCGCCGCAAGTGCGGGAAATCATGCGCAAGGTGTAGGGTATAGTGCTCGTAGTTTTGGCATTTCAGCAACCATCGTAATGCCTGAGGCAACACCTCTTCTGAAAGTTTCAGGTACCAAAGCCTTAGGTGCTGAAGTTATTTTGCATGGCGATAATTACGATGAAGCCTATGCCTATGCGCTCACCTACGCCAAAGAGCATGGACTGACGTTTATTCACCCTTTTGAAGATGAAAAAGTGATTGCAGGGCAGGGAACCATTGCTTTAGAGATGATTGATGAAATCAATGATTTAGATGTGGTCGTGATTCCTATTGGTGGAGGAGGGCTCATTAGCGGTATGGCATCTGCTATTAAACAGATTGACCCTAAGATTAAAATCATTGGTGTGAATGCCGCAGGAGCACCTGCAATGTGTCAATCCTTTCATGCCAAAAAAGCCATTAACTCCAAAAGTGTACGCACCATCGCTGATGGTATCGCCGTACGTGATGTAAGCGAATCTAATTTAGTGCATATTTTAGAGTGTGTGGATGAAGTGGTTACGGTGGATGAAGAGGAGATAGCTGCGGCTATTTTATTTTTGTTAGAGCGTCAAAAACTAGTCGTTGAAGGTGGTGGAGCTGCGAGTGTGGCAGCGATTATGCATCAAAAATTTCCTTTTAGTAAAGAGACTAAAATCGGGGCAGTTTTAAGCGGTGGGAACATTGATGTGCAAATGCTCTCGATTATCATTGAAAAAGGTTTGATTAAATCACACCGAAAAATGAAGTTGGTCATTACACTTATCGACAAGCCAGGCTCACTGATGCGTCTGACAGATCTCTTTAAAAATGCGAATGCTAATATTATTCAGATTGATTATGATCGTTTTTCAACGAAACTCTCCTATGGTGACGCACAAATTACCATTATGCTAGAGACCAAAGGACATGAACATCAAGAGGAGATTCGAAAACTCCTTAATGAAGCGGGGTATACGTTTAAAGAAGAGGTGTAA